In Salisediminibacterium beveridgei, one DNA window encodes the following:
- a CDS encoding NAD(P)H-dependent oxidoreductase produces the protein MNEKLIISMHPTRDSFNGAICETLRDTFTKQGITATLRDVSTLAFDPLLTIEDYERTVKGIYTPFMKTEHAYWDRAEEIILVFPLWWGHFPALGKGYMDHVLSYGFAYELEGEEPVPKALKDKHVSIIFTSGSPENEMRENGLYHDLIDSIDQSIVQFCGMTLNQVLHFGDVLQASDEQRREMLRRVDTSFQKEE, from the coding sequence ATGAATGAAAAATTGATTATTTCCATGCATCCGACAAGAGATAGTTTTAATGGTGCTATCTGTGAGACATTACGAGACACTTTTACCAAACAGGGGATCACAGCAACTCTCCGAGATGTTTCGACATTAGCCTTTGATCCATTATTGACCATTGAAGATTATGAGCGCACGGTAAAAGGAATTTATACACCATTTATGAAAACCGAGCATGCATATTGGGATCGGGCAGAAGAGATAATTCTCGTTTTTCCTCTCTGGTGGGGACATTTTCCGGCACTTGGAAAAGGATATATGGATCACGTGTTGAGCTATGGATTTGCTTATGAACTTGAAGGAGAGGAGCCGGTACCTAAAGCGTTGAAAGACAAGCATGTATCAATCATTTTTACATCCGGGTCACCGGAAAATGAAATGAGGGAAAATGGTTTATATCACGATCTGATTGATTCAATTGATCAGTCAATTGTCCAGTTTTGCGGGATGACTTTAAATCAAGTTCTTCATTTTGGAGATGTCTTGCAAGCATCGGATGAACAAAGACGGGAAATGTTGAGAAGGGTCGATACCTCTTTTCAAAAAGAAGAGTAA
- a CDS encoding chemotaxis protein CheX produces the protein MDVNQINAVYRATKSIMSNHFGADIKRGQPQAGHGSVPSDQVSVVLGVKGELAGQIICSISEDTAKNIVGVMMGGMQVSTLDDIGWSAVQEFGNWVAGTTATELYNENYTVDVTPPIINEGESKFHSTSKFITLPMDSSLGKVSIHISLSEKGK, from the coding sequence GTGGATGTCAATCAAATCAATGCGGTATACCGTGCGACGAAATCAATCATGTCCAACCATTTCGGAGCAGACATTAAACGAGGTCAACCACAGGCAGGGCATGGCTCTGTACCTTCAGACCAAGTGTCTGTTGTTCTTGGGGTGAAAGGTGAATTAGCTGGTCAAATTATCTGTTCCATCAGTGAAGACACGGCAAAAAATATTGTAGGCGTGATGATGGGTGGCATGCAAGTGTCGACTTTGGATGATATAGGCTGGAGTGCTGTACAGGAATTCGGGAATTGGGTTGCTGGTACGACGGCTACGGAGTTATACAATGAGAACTATACCGTGGATGTCACACCGCCTATTATTAACGAAGGTGAGAGTAAATTCCATTCAACTTCAAAATTCATTACTTTACCAATGGACTCATCACTGGGAAAAGTCAGCATTCATATTTCATTATCAGAAAAAGGAAAATAA
- the arsC gene encoding arsenate reductase (thioredoxin), whose translation MTKPILYFLCTGNSCRSQMAEGWGKHILSDEWDVYSAGIEAHGVNPKAVKAMNEVKIDINDQTSDMIDQDLLKKADLVVTLCGHANDVCPATPPDKERVHWGFDDPAKAEGSEEEKWAVFQQVRDQIGKRIREFKDTGK comes from the coding sequence ATGACAAAACCGATTCTTTATTTCTTATGTACAGGAAATTCCTGCCGAAGTCAGATGGCGGAAGGCTGGGGGAAGCATATTCTCAGTGACGAATGGGATGTTTATTCTGCTGGTATTGAGGCACATGGCGTTAATCCAAAAGCAGTAAAAGCCATGAATGAAGTGAAGATTGATATTAACGATCAAACTTCTGACATGATCGATCAGGATTTATTGAAAAAAGCTGATCTTGTGGTGACCCTGTGCGGCCATGCCAATGATGTTTGTCCGGCAACACCACCAGACAAGGAACGAGTTCACTGGGGGTTTGATGATCCTGCAAAAGCAGAAGGATCAGAGGAAGAAAAGTGGGCTGTATTTCAACAAGTTCGTGATCAGATCGGTAAACGGATCCGAGAATTCAAAGATACAGGCAAATAA
- a CDS encoding GIY-YIG nuclease family protein — MTETYTIYLILFYTNQSTGVKVGALGNVYLSAGYYVYVGSARRAIGARLKRHRRIVKTKRWHLDYVRPALKWRGSIKCVTHDGECALADQVRHQLNGVTVKKRLGSSDCKCETHFLKLTGQLIPERLKYFADAWNRGEFTKS, encoded by the coding sequence ATGACAGAAACGTACACAATTTATCTGATTTTATTTTACACCAATCAGAGCACTGGAGTTAAAGTAGGGGCTTTGGGTAACGTATACCTGAGTGCGGGATACTATGTGTATGTCGGGTCAGCCCGGCGTGCTATCGGTGCGAGGCTGAAACGACATAGGCGTATCGTAAAAACAAAGCGGTGGCATCTGGATTATGTTCGTCCGGCATTGAAGTGGCGGGGTTCAATAAAATGCGTTACGCACGATGGGGAGTGTGCATTAGCGGATCAGGTCAGGCATCAATTAAACGGGGTAACCGTAAAAAAAAGATTGGGCTCTTCAGATTGCAAATGTGAAACACACTTTTTGAAGCTCACGGGACAATTGATCCCGGAACGGCTGAAGTATTTTGCAGATGCCTGGAATCGAGGGGAATTTACAAAATCTTAA
- a CDS encoding B12-binding domain-containing radical SAM protein produces the protein MTRPIATTLNAKYIHTNLALRLLKSYCEPEQRVMIKEYTIKDPDMNIVSDLYNEQPDVIGFSCYIWNIEKTLAVVSMLKKVLPDTVLILGGPEVSFDADYWMKKHPQVDMIIRGEGEIPFKEVLQEIDHGTADFSRIGGVSYRINNQIRHNPETGNMDIATIPSPYRFEEDLPDLNKRIVYFETSRGCPFRCQFCLSSIEQGVRYFNIDQVKEDLLYLIDHGAKLIKFIDRTFNINREYALEMFAFLIDNHQGCQFQFEITADIMRPEVLSYLNENAPPGIFRFEIGVQSTNDATNLQVDRRQNFNKLSRTVRMIKEGGRIDQHLDLIAGLPEEDYSSFKKTFNDVFELEPEELQLGFLKMLRGTAMRRRADEFSYTYMDHAPYEILSNQDLSFDDVIKIKQVEDILEKYWNKKQLTHTVNYLVKHVFPTPFDFFQKFGDHWEAKGYSKIGHQFEDLFTRLSSFLHEENLPAYEKEIVHSLMKIDYLFHYKQKPPKVWWNNHIADQDAAAYCEHLINHLPDSAPELPRQPRHLLKNGIFIQIPFSWEHYRISQTFINQNQLIYLYYDKQGPKLIPSGAYQFANQTID, from the coding sequence ATGACACGCCCAATTGCAACGACCTTGAATGCCAAATACATTCATACCAATCTCGCTCTCCGCTTGCTGAAATCCTATTGTGAGCCGGAGCAGCGTGTGATGATTAAGGAATACACCATTAAAGATCCGGATATGAACATCGTATCTGACCTCTACAACGAACAGCCGGACGTTATTGGCTTCAGCTGTTATATCTGGAACATTGAAAAAACACTCGCTGTTGTCTCCATGTTGAAGAAAGTCCTTCCTGATACCGTATTGATCCTCGGCGGTCCTGAAGTATCTTTTGATGCCGATTATTGGATGAAAAAGCACCCGCAAGTGGATATGATCATCCGAGGAGAAGGCGAAATCCCGTTTAAAGAAGTGCTCCAAGAAATCGATCATGGGACCGCGGACTTCAGCAGAATTGGCGGCGTCAGTTATCGCATCAATAATCAAATCCGGCACAATCCCGAAACCGGAAATATGGACATCGCAACCATTCCCAGTCCTTACAGGTTTGAAGAAGATCTGCCTGACCTAAACAAGCGTATTGTCTATTTTGAAACAAGTCGGGGATGTCCATTTCGCTGCCAATTCTGTTTGTCATCGATCGAGCAAGGTGTCCGTTATTTTAACATCGATCAGGTAAAAGAAGATCTGCTGTATTTGATCGATCACGGTGCAAAACTGATCAAATTCATCGATCGAACCTTTAACATCAATAGAGAATATGCTCTGGAAATGTTTGCTTTTCTTATCGACAATCATCAAGGCTGCCAGTTTCAGTTTGAAATCACGGCGGACATCATGCGTCCTGAAGTGCTTTCGTATCTGAATGAGAATGCCCCACCAGGCATTTTCCGCTTCGAAATCGGTGTACAGTCAACCAATGATGCGACAAATCTTCAGGTCGACCGACGTCAAAACTTCAATAAACTCTCCCGGACAGTCCGGATGATCAAAGAAGGCGGACGAATTGATCAGCACCTGGATTTAATTGCCGGTTTACCTGAAGAAGATTACAGCTCTTTCAAGAAAACATTTAATGATGTATTCGAGCTTGAACCCGAAGAATTGCAGTTGGGTTTTTTGAAGATGCTGAGAGGGACTGCCATGCGCAGAAGGGCTGATGAATTCTCCTATACCTACATGGATCATGCCCCCTATGAAATCCTGAGTAACCAGGACCTGAGCTTTGATGACGTCATAAAGATCAAACAAGTGGAAGATATCCTTGAAAAGTATTGGAATAAAAAGCAACTCACTCATACCGTGAATTACCTCGTCAAACATGTTTTCCCGACACCATTTGATTTCTTTCAGAAATTCGGAGATCATTGGGAAGCGAAAGGCTACAGTAAAATTGGCCATCAGTTTGAAGATCTCTTTACCCGGCTCAGTTCATTTCTTCACGAAGAGAACCTTCCTGCCTATGAGAAAGAAATCGTTCACAGCCTGATGAAGATCGATTACCTGTTTCATTATAAGCAAAAGCCGCCAAAAGTCTGGTGGAACAATCATATAGCTGATCAAGATGCTGCTGCTTACTGTGAGCATCTGATCAATCACCTTCCGGATTCTGCACCGGAATTACCCAGGCAGCCCCGTCACCTCTTAAAGAACGGAATATTTATTCAGATCCCCTTTTCATGGGAGCACTATCGAATCAGTCAAACGTTTATCAATCAAAATCAATTGATCTATCTGTATTATGATAAACAAGGACCGAAACTCATTCCCAGTGGTGCGTATCAGTTCGCGAATCAAACAATAGACTAG
- a CDS encoding ABC transporter permease yields the protein MELFLAVLYLIVPAAMIAATPLLLTAMGGLFSERAGIVNIGLEGLMVMGAFAGIVGTLMFEGMGMGAWSPWLGILFAALLGGIFSMFHAVASISLKADQIVSGVALNFLATGLTVFLVREIFERGQTDTISSRLFRTNVPLLSDIPIIGQMFFTRVYLTTWVAFLLVLVVWYVVFKTPFGLRLRSVGEHPMAADTMGINVNRMKYIGVGLSGVFGGMGGAVFAITAAGNFAGGTITGQGFMALAVLIFGKWHPFGAFGAAIFFGFAQALSVTAQQIPGLQDVPQVFMLILPYVLTILALAGLVGKATPPAALNTNYDKGSR from the coding sequence ATGGAACTCTTTTTAGCCGTACTTTATCTGATTGTTCCTGCAGCGATGATTGCCGCAACCCCTCTCCTGTTAACTGCAATGGGTGGTCTGTTCAGTGAACGAGCCGGTATTGTTAATATCGGTCTGGAAGGCTTAATGGTCATGGGTGCCTTTGCGGGTATCGTTGGAACTTTAATGTTCGAAGGCATGGGCATGGGTGCCTGGTCACCTTGGCTCGGAATTTTATTCGCAGCATTACTGGGTGGAATATTCTCTATGTTCCACGCTGTAGCATCAATTTCATTGAAAGCTGATCAAATTGTCAGTGGTGTCGCTTTGAACTTTCTGGCAACAGGACTTACCGTATTCCTCGTTCGTGAAATTTTTGAACGAGGACAAACAGACACAATTTCAAGTCGACTGTTTCGTACAAATGTGCCACTCTTGAGCGATATTCCAATTATCGGCCAGATGTTCTTCACCCGAGTTTATTTGACAACATGGGTGGCCTTCCTCTTGGTATTGGTTGTCTGGTATGTCGTGTTCAAAACACCGTTCGGACTCAGACTACGCTCGGTCGGTGAACATCCGATGGCGGCAGACACGATGGGTATTAATGTCAATCGCATGAAATATATCGGTGTCGGTCTTTCTGGTGTTTTCGGTGGTATGGGTGGCGCGGTATTCGCGATCACAGCTGCAGGGAACTTCGCCGGAGGAACGATAACCGGTCAAGGGTTTATGGCACTTGCCGTATTGATCTTTGGTAAGTGGCATCCATTCGGAGCCTTTGGGGCAGCGATATTCTTTGGTTTTGCACAGGCACTGAGTGTTACTGCCCAGCAAATACCGGGACTGCAGGATGTACCACAGGTATTTATGCTGATCTTGCCGTATGTATTGACGATTCTTGCATTGGCTGGACTGGTAGGGAAAGCAACTCCGCCTGCAGCATTGAATACGAACTATGATAAAGGCTCAAGATAA
- a CDS encoding EAL domain-containing protein, whose protein sequence is MRGNIINEKNIPDMVMFPLYSYEEIEQRILNPAYVKIIQEQHFTSHMQPIFCTQEESVYGYEFLLRPSREDFPFYPGELFSFSRRSGMHSMLDSQARINAIRTGSEKLGEEEMLFINFLPSSIYDPAHCLKSTFEAVDTYQVNPKRLVFEVVETEQIHDMTHLKTIFHEYQKSGVKVALDDIGSGFATNDVLQELRPDYAKIDRQIIQNCHLDENKLETIEEISRVSKEQGTFLLAEGIENKAEYMAVKKLVDYCQGYYFAKPEKDPYVSYSLR, encoded by the coding sequence TTGCGTGGAAATATTATTAACGAAAAGAATATTCCAGATATGGTCATGTTTCCACTTTATTCATATGAAGAAATAGAGCAGCGGATTTTAAATCCGGCCTATGTAAAGATTATTCAGGAACAGCACTTCACGTCACATATGCAACCGATTTTCTGTACGCAGGAAGAATCTGTATACGGCTATGAATTTCTTTTGAGACCTTCAAGAGAAGACTTCCCGTTTTATCCAGGAGAGTTATTTTCGTTCTCAAGACGTTCAGGCATGCATTCCATGCTCGACAGTCAGGCCAGAATTAATGCCATTCGAACAGGCTCTGAGAAACTGGGGGAGGAAGAGATGCTGTTTATTAATTTTCTTCCTTCGTCTATTTACGATCCTGCACATTGTTTGAAAAGTACATTTGAAGCTGTGGACACTTATCAAGTTAATCCGAAGCGACTCGTGTTTGAAGTGGTTGAAACTGAACAAATCCATGATATGACGCACTTAAAGACGATTTTCCATGAATATCAGAAATCAGGGGTGAAAGTGGCGCTTGACGATATCGGATCGGGCTTTGCCACAAACGATGTGCTGCAGGAACTGAGACCGGACTATGCTAAAATTGACCGGCAGATCATCCAGAATTGTCATCTTGATGAGAATAAATTAGAAACCATTGAAGAAATCAGCCGGGTGTCCAAAGAACAAGGGACATTCCTGTTGGCTGAGGGAATTGAAAACAAAGCAGAGTACATGGCTGTTAAAAAGCTGGTGGATTATTGCCAGGGCTATTATTTTGCGAAGCCGGAAAAAGATCCTTATGTCAGTTATTCACTACGTTGA
- a CDS encoding TetR/AcrR family transcriptional regulator, whose product MNTAIDLIEQKGYNGVSTKEIAQEAGYSEMTLFRHFGTKCGLLERAVEHKGYLVDMKTTLFEQVTYDLRKDLKKVSELYHDYNNRNAQMVLIAFQERHQHPFIGETISQNPKQLKLYLIEYLNKMQDMGKVDADICAETQAMNFLWMNLGYFLSHHLGGKVVAESSLDCFIDESVDAFVKILTYCKN is encoded by the coding sequence ATGAATACTGCCATTGATTTGATTGAGCAAAAAGGATATAACGGTGTTTCTACCAAAGAGATTGCGCAGGAAGCAGGCTATTCAGAGATGACTTTATTTCGACACTTTGGAACCAAATGCGGCTTACTCGAACGCGCGGTTGAACATAAAGGATATTTAGTCGACATGAAAACTACCTTGTTTGAACAGGTGACATATGATTTGAGAAAAGACTTGAAAAAAGTCAGTGAACTCTACCATGATTATAATAATAGAAATGCACAAATGGTTTTAATAGCATTTCAGGAACGGCATCAACACCCTTTTATCGGTGAGACGATTTCTCAAAACCCTAAACAGTTGAAGTTGTATCTGATCGAATATCTTAATAAGATGCAGGATATGGGTAAGGTGGATGCCGATATTTGTGCAGAGACTCAAGCGATGAATTTTCTTTGGATGAATCTGGGCTATTTTCTCAGCCACCACTTGGGGGGGAAAGTGGTCGCTGAAAGCTCATTGGATTGTTTCATTGATGAAAGTGTGGATGCATTTGTGAAAATACTCACATATTGTAAGAATTGA
- a CDS encoding DUF2225 domain-containing protein translates to MAEAIPPFYDKSVSCDVCTHVFTSKKMRSRYIRVERVENDYYKVYKDPLLNPLLYEVAVCPECGYSHTESFLPIKKPEVIDRFKAAVSSSWNSRRFDDERDYEAGLGVFKLALLSAQVTGQPHALMGSLCLRIAWIQRFLTNEAEEIRFLKKAADQFEKSFLEGDFRDTQMSEISLLFILGECFRRIDEKQKARKYFSKVIEHKDRHLEPQLVERTREQWYETKAK, encoded by the coding sequence ATGGCTGAGGCAATTCCACCATTTTACGACAAATCCGTTTCATGCGATGTGTGTACTCATGTTTTCACTTCGAAAAAAATGCGATCACGCTACATTCGCGTTGAAAGAGTGGAAAATGATTATTATAAAGTGTACAAAGATCCGCTGTTGAATCCTTTGCTTTATGAGGTTGCAGTCTGCCCGGAATGTGGCTACAGCCATACGGAATCCTTCCTTCCAATCAAAAAACCGGAAGTAATTGACCGCTTCAAAGCGGCAGTGTCCTCGTCGTGGAACTCCCGGCGCTTTGATGACGAACGGGATTATGAAGCGGGTTTGGGTGTTTTTAAACTGGCGCTTTTATCTGCCCAAGTGACGGGACAACCTCATGCGCTAATGGGGAGTCTTTGTCTCAGAATCGCCTGGATTCAAAGGTTTTTGACAAATGAAGCCGAGGAAATACGTTTTCTTAAGAAGGCTGCGGACCAATTTGAAAAATCATTCCTGGAAGGCGATTTCAGGGATACTCAAATGTCTGAAATTTCCTTATTGTTTATTTTGGGCGAATGCTTCAGGCGAATTGACGAAAAGCAGAAAGCGCGAAAATATTTTTCAAAAGTTATTGAACATAAAGACAGACACCTCGAACCTCAATTGGTGGAACGGACCCGGGAACAGTGGTATGAAACGAAAGCTAAATAA
- a CDS encoding pyroglutamyl-peptidase I, with translation MNLIVSGFETFGDLSKNPTIDILHALEQEQVEDVTLTTVILPVVYQSCFHSLNDLIDDINPDAILCLGVAAGRSSIQPERIGINLEDLSAEGQGPDNNGDRPIERKILEETPDAYFSTLPNAAITAEIQAREIPSTVSNSAGTFICNTVLYRLMHKINSESRNIPAGFIHVPATPDMVTKRPDLPSMHLDNQVEGIRRAIQVIRDSVKLDLER, from the coding sequence ATGAATCTGATAGTCAGCGGATTTGAGACGTTTGGTGATCTGAGTAAAAATCCTACGATTGATATTCTTCATGCACTGGAACAGGAACAGGTTGAGGATGTGACGCTCACCACTGTGATTTTACCCGTTGTTTATCAGTCATGTTTTCATTCATTGAATGACCTGATTGATGACATTAATCCCGATGCGATCCTCTGCCTGGGCGTAGCTGCCGGTCGCTCATCGATACAACCTGAAAGGATTGGCATAAACCTTGAGGACCTGTCGGCGGAAGGTCAAGGGCCGGATAACAATGGTGATCGCCCTATCGAAAGAAAGATTCTTGAAGAAACTCCGGATGCGTATTTCTCTACTTTGCCGAATGCGGCAATCACGGCTGAAATTCAAGCCAGAGAAATTCCTTCAACAGTATCGAACAGTGCAGGTACGTTTATTTGTAATACTGTATTATACAGATTAATGCACAAAATCAATTCAGAGTCACGTAATATACCAGCTGGATTTATTCATGTTCCCGCTACACCGGACATGGTGACAAAACGGCCGGACCTTCCTTCAATGCATCTTGACAATCAAGTGGAAGGAATACGAAGAGCGATTCAGGTCATCCGTGACTCAGTTAAGCTTGATTTGGAACGATGA
- a CDS encoding 4a-hydroxytetrahydrobiopterin dehydratase — MLLTKEDVKASLKDSNGWELTGEVWITKEFNFNTFPKAVQFVNQIAEIAESRQHHPHITLDYSKVKIALSTHDEGGLTQKDFDSAHAYDKTSDKM; from the coding sequence ATGCTTTTAACGAAAGAAGATGTGAAAGCAAGCTTGAAAGACTCTAACGGTTGGGAACTTACCGGTGAGGTATGGATCACAAAAGAATTCAACTTCAATACATTTCCCAAGGCTGTTCAATTCGTCAATCAAATTGCCGAAATTGCCGAGTCACGCCAGCATCATCCTCATATCACGCTCGATTACAGTAAGGTCAAAATTGCTCTTAGTACCCATGATGAAGGAGGATTAACTCAAAAAGATTTCGACTCCGCTCATGCGTATGATAAAACATCAGATAAAATGTGA
- a CDS encoding Crp/Fnr family transcriptional regulator — translation MNRIPNGLREGSFADIVGETAFMKLIEEGTVMQAGKNDILFHEGSSAEHIYILLEGQVRLCKTSSEGKLFFFQKKNQYDLIGELSLFNGLKYHFTAEVIENSQLIRYNRLELEMIISSSQELSTGFMKWLGAQNQLMMAQFKDLVFCGKQGAVFSILVRLSNEYGQRVDKGILINKKITNQELANYVGATRESINRILKRLTDEDILQVNTKYITIRNMDYIQEHLRCHHCPFENCTI, via the coding sequence ATGAACCGGATACCAAATGGATTACGAGAAGGTTCATTCGCTGATATTGTCGGAGAAACTGCCTTTATGAAATTAATTGAAGAGGGAACGGTAATGCAGGCTGGCAAGAATGACATTCTTTTTCACGAAGGCAGTTCTGCAGAGCATATTTACATTCTCCTTGAAGGACAAGTCAGACTGTGTAAAACCTCTTCAGAGGGAAAACTGTTCTTTTTCCAGAAGAAAAATCAGTATGATTTAATTGGTGAACTAAGCCTTTTCAACGGTCTGAAGTACCATTTCACAGCAGAAGTGATCGAAAACAGCCAACTCATACGTTATAACCGTTTGGAACTTGAAATGATTATCTCCTCATCACAAGAATTATCAACAGGGTTCATGAAATGGCTTGGTGCTCAAAACCAGCTTATGATGGCCCAATTCAAAGACCTCGTCTTTTGCGGAAAACAAGGTGCAGTCTTTTCCATTCTGGTACGTTTAAGTAATGAATATGGCCAGCGAGTTGACAAAGGCATTCTGATTAACAAAAAAATCACAAACCAGGAATTGGCAAACTACGTCGGTGCAACGAGGGAAAGTATTAATCGGATTTTAAAACGATTGACCGATGAAGACATCCTTCAAGTAAATACGAAGTATATCACGATTCGTAATATGGACTATATACAGGAACACCTCCGCTGTCATCATTGTCCTTTTGAGAATTGCACAATTTAA
- a CDS encoding ABC transporter permease yields MKRLLTGKLFGILIPLIAIFFGFLAGAIVMLFSGNNPIDAYVALISGIFGDIYYFGETLQRMTPLIFSGLAVAFAFRAGLLNIGVEGQLMVGWFAAVVVGFAIELPMIIHLPLAILAGALAGALWGTVPGYLKATLEVHEVIVTIMMNYIAMHVVNHFIRNNFLESGQRTEFVSPSASLASDFLSGLTDFSRLHWGFFIAIAACFLMWFILWKTKRGFEYRSVGYNKNASLYAGMNVKANIVSSMAISGAFAGVGGAMVGLGTYRYVEIFSSFTNLGFDGIAVALLGNSNALGIFFSAFLFGGLKEGAGNMQAQAGIAPEVVEIIIAMIIFFVASSYLIRWIYSKVQPNKKEGK; encoded by the coding sequence ATGAAGAGATTGTTAACCGGAAAATTATTCGGGATTCTGATCCCGTTGATCGCAATCTTTTTCGGGTTTCTTGCTGGTGCGATTGTTATGCTTTTCAGTGGGAATAATCCGATCGATGCCTACGTTGCACTTATTTCAGGTATATTTGGCGATATTTATTACTTCGGTGAAACACTCCAACGGATGACACCGCTGATTTTCTCAGGTCTCGCGGTTGCCTTTGCATTCCGTGCCGGGCTGCTGAATATCGGTGTCGAAGGCCAGTTGATGGTTGGTTGGTTCGCAGCAGTTGTAGTCGGCTTTGCTATTGAACTGCCGATGATTATCCATTTGCCGCTTGCGATATTGGCAGGTGCCCTTGCAGGTGCCTTGTGGGGAACAGTTCCTGGCTATCTGAAAGCGACTTTAGAAGTACATGAAGTTATTGTTACGATCATGATGAACTATATTGCCATGCATGTGGTGAACCACTTTATCCGGAATAATTTCCTGGAATCCGGGCAGCGAACAGAGTTCGTCAGTCCATCAGCATCACTTGCGTCCGATTTTTTATCTGGACTGACTGATTTCTCCCGGCTGCACTGGGGATTCTTTATCGCGATTGCAGCGTGTTTCCTGATGTGGTTTATTCTCTGGAAGACAAAGCGTGGATTTGAATACCGCTCTGTTGGTTATAATAAGAATGCATCTCTTTATGCAGGGATGAATGTTAAAGCAAACATCGTCTCCTCCATGGCCATTTCCGGAGCATTTGCCGGTGTTGGTGGTGCGATGGTAGGGCTTGGAACCTATCGGTATGTAGAAATTTTCTCTTCCTTCACCAATCTCGGTTTTGACGGTATCGCTGTCGCGCTCCTGGGTAACAGTAATGCTCTCGGTATCTTTTTCTCAGCCTTCCTGTTCGGGGGACTGAAAGAGGGCGCCGGCAACATGCAGGCCCAGGCAGGTATCGCACCGGAAGTGGTGGAAATCATCATTGCGATGATCATCTTCTTCGTTGCATCAAGCTATTTGATCCGGTGGATCTACAGCAAAGTGCAACCGAACAAGAAGGAGGGGAAATAA